The bacterium genome segment ATGGCAACCTTTTTTCAGCAATTGATTTTTAGCTTAACAGGTCAATGATTTCAAAAATTCTGAGCGGTGCCATTTTAGGCATAGATGCTTATGCGATCCAGGTGGAAGTAGATCTTTCCAAAGGGCTTCCCATTCTAACTACAGTAGGGCTACCGGATGCTGCTGTTAAAGAAAGCAAAGAGAGAGTTAAATCTGCACTGAATAACTCAGGGCTCGCATTTCCCTCCCAGAAAATCACTATTAATCTGGCTCCTGCCGATACACGAAAAGAAGGCACTGTTTATGATCTGCCTATTGCTATAGGTCTTCTCTCTGCTCAAGGAATGATTCCTGCAAAGATCCTTGACCAATATCTGATAGCAGGAGAGCTTTCCCTTGATGGAGCGGTTCGGCCCATCAGAGGAGCTTTGGCTATGGCAATGTTAGCCAAGCAAATGGGGCTGTATGGATTTGTTCTTCCGGTAGATAACGCCAACGAAGCAGCAGTAGTCAATGGTATTAAAATCTTTCCAGTCAGGTCATTGCTTGAAGCGAATGCTTTCCTGAATGGTCAACTGGAAATCCCTCCTCATAAGATTGATTTGGAACATATCTTCCATTCTGATCATCAGCAAGACTCTGTTGATTTTAGTGACGTCAAAGGTCAGGAGCATGTTAAACGCGCTCTTGAGATTGCCGCTGCCGGCAATCATAATGTAATTCTGATCGGTTCTCCTGGGACTGGCAAAACCATGCTTTCCAAGCGTTTGCCTACCATACTTCCTGATATGACCCTGGAGGAAGCCATTGAGACTACCAAAATACAAAGTATTGCTGGATTAATCAGGAAAGGCCAGGCTCTGGTGGTATCTCGTCCGTTTCGAGC includes the following:
- a CDS encoding YifB family Mg chelatase-like AAA ATPase, with amino-acid sequence MISKILSGAILGIDAYAIQVEVDLSKGLPILTTVGLPDAAVKESKERVKSALNNSGLAFPSQKITINLAPADTRKEGTVYDLPIAIGLLSAQGMIPAKILDQYLIAGELSLDGAVRPIRGALAMAMLAKQMGLYGFVLPVDNANEAAVVNGIKIFPVRSLLEANAFLNGQLEIPPHKIDLEHIFHSDHQQDSVDFSDVKGQEHVKRALEIAAAGNHNVILIGSPGTGKTMLSKRLPTILPDMTLEEAIETTKIQSIAGLIRKGQALVVSRPFRAPHHTITNAGLIGGGNIPRPGEVSLAHHGVLFLDELTEFDRRTLEVMRQPLEDGTVTISRSTMSLTFPAQFLLIGSMNSCKCGFLGHPAKHCRCTSWEIRKYLSSISGPLLDRIDLHVEVPPLEYHELSGQSAQGESSAEIRQRVNCARKIQEARYAGNGIFCNAQLNSKQLKKYCSLDEESSKLIEMAINNLGLSARAYDRVLKVSRTIADLAGEEEIRSHHVAEAIQYRSLDREYWK